In a genomic window of Enterobacter asburiae:
- a CDS encoding DNA polymerase III subunit psi gives MTSRRDWQLQQLGITQWALRRPTALQGEIAISIPAHVRLVMVAEELPALNEPLIGDVLRSLKLTPDQVLQLTPEWVAMLPPDSRCNSWRIGETSDISLQGSKISSPVLDELKANPKARSALWQQICEYEHDFFPHDA, from the coding sequence ATGACATCCCGACGAGACTGGCAGTTGCAGCAGCTGGGCATTACCCAGTGGGCCTTGCGTCGCCCGACGGCGTTGCAGGGCGAAATCGCTATCTCCATCCCTGCGCACGTTCGGCTGGTGATGGTAGCGGAAGAACTGCCTGCCCTGAATGAACCCCTGATCGGTGATGTCCTTCGCAGCCTGAAGCTGACGCCCGACCAGGTCTTACAGCTGACGCCTGAATGGGTTGCCATGCTTCCTCCTGATAGCCGCTGTAACAGCTGGCGCATCGGAGAGACTAGCGACATCTCTCTTCAGGGGAGCAAAATCAGCTCGCCAGTGCTGGACGAGCTGAAAGCCAATCCAAAGGCGCGCAGCGCGCTATGGCAACAAATCTGCGAATATGAACACGATTTCTTCCCTCACGACGCCTGA
- the rsmC gene encoding 16S rRNA (guanine(1207)-N(2))-methyltransferase RsmC: MSAFTPASEVLLRHSDDFEESRILFAGDMQDDLPARFDCAESRAHTQYYHHWQVLSRQMGERARFSLVAEQSDIADCDTLIYYWPKNKPEAQFQLMNLLSLLPVGCDIFVVGENRSGVRSAEQMLEAYAPLTKVDSARRCGLYHGRLEKQTTFDANTFWDEYQLDGLTIKTLPGVFSRDALDTGSKLLLSTLTPHTKGKVLDVGCGAGVLSTVLASHSPKVRLTLCDVSAPAVEASRATLAANGIEGDVIASNVFSDVTGRFDMIISNPPFHDGMETSLEAAQTLIRGATRHLNSGGELRIVANAFLAYPKVLDETFGFHEVIAQTGRFKVYRTVMTRQAKK, translated from the coding sequence ATGTCTGCATTTACCCCGGCAAGTGAAGTCTTGCTGCGTCACAGTGATGATTTCGAAGAAAGCCGTATTCTGTTTGCCGGAGATATGCAGGATGACCTGCCCGCGCGTTTCGACTGTGCTGAAAGCCGTGCCCACACCCAATACTACCACCACTGGCAGGTGTTGAGCCGCCAGATGGGCGAGCGCGCACGCTTCAGCCTGGTGGCGGAGCAGAGCGATATTGCCGACTGCGATACGCTGATCTACTACTGGCCGAAGAACAAGCCGGAAGCCCAGTTCCAGCTGATGAACCTGCTCTCCCTGCTGCCGGTTGGCTGTGATATTTTCGTGGTCGGTGAAAACCGCAGCGGCGTCCGTAGCGCCGAGCAGATGCTGGAAGCCTACGCGCCGCTGACCAAAGTCGACAGCGCGCGTCGCTGCGGTCTGTATCATGGCCGTCTGGAAAAGCAGACAACGTTCGATGCCAACACCTTCTGGGACGAATACCAGCTTGACGGCCTGACCATCAAAACCCTGCCGGGCGTCTTCAGCCGTGACGCGCTGGATACGGGCAGCAAGCTGCTGCTCTCCACCCTGACACCGCACACCAAAGGCAAAGTGCTGGACGTGGGCTGCGGCGCGGGCGTGCTTTCAACGGTGCTTGCCAGCCATTCACCAAAAGTGCGTTTAACCCTGTGTGACGTAAGCGCCCCGGCGGTTGAAGCCAGCCGCGCAACGCTTGCCGCAAACGGCATTGAAGGCGACGTGATTGCCAGCAACGTCTTCTCTGACGTGACCGGCCGCTTTGACATGATTATCTCTAACCCGCCGTTCCACGACGGCATGGAGACCAGCCTCGAAGCTGCGCAAACGCTGATCCGTGGCGCGACTCGCCACCTCAACAGCGGCGGCGAGTTGCGCATCGTGGCGAACGCCTTCCTGGCGTACCCGAAAGTGCTGGACGAAACCTTCGGCTTCCACGAAGTGATCGCCCAGACTGGCCGCTTTAAGGTCTACCGCACCGTGATGACGCGTCAGGCAAAGAAATAA
- a CDS encoding MarR family transcriptional regulator: MNAKTNDTTAALLLDNQLCFALYSANLALNKLYRQLLAPLNLTYPQYLVMLVLWEQDDVTVSDIGERLFLDSATLTPLLKRLESAGLINRHRSRKDERQVAVTLTEAGRELQQQALGIPHAVGCAAQCDTDTMLALKQQLELLRQQIQRA, from the coding sequence ATGAACGCAAAAACGAACGACACGACCGCTGCGCTCCTGCTGGACAACCAGCTCTGTTTTGCCCTCTATTCGGCAAATCTGGCGCTTAATAAGCTGTACCGGCAACTGCTGGCACCGCTGAACCTGACTTACCCGCAATATCTGGTGATGCTGGTGCTGTGGGAGCAGGATGACGTGACGGTGTCGGACATCGGTGAACGGTTGTTCCTTGACTCCGCAACGTTGACGCCGCTCCTGAAGCGTCTGGAAAGCGCAGGGCTCATCAACCGCCACCGCTCGCGTAAAGATGAACGTCAGGTCGCCGTCACGCTGACTGAAGCCGGACGTGAACTTCAGCAGCAGGCATTGGGTATCCCACATGCGGTGGGATGCGCCGCACAGTGTGATACCGACACCATGCTGGCGCTCAAGCAACAGCTGGAACTTTTGCGACAACAGATTCAACGCGCGTGA
- a CDS encoding TetR family transcriptional regulator: MANPGSEHPEHSEESSLKEKIFQSAIALFAEFGLNGARMEQIAEKAGTTKRMVVYHFKNKENLYLLVLEYVYTQIRASEKALSLADMPPVEALVHLVEATFDYHADHPDYIRIICMENMQRGRFMQQSNYLRQVNRSALDLLEGILRRGKEKLLFSQTVDARDLHRLISSFSFHYVANSYTFTLLFEEGADEQAQRQHYRKMAVQVALRYTCP; this comes from the coding sequence GTGGCTAACCCTGGCAGCGAACACCCCGAGCACAGTGAAGAATCGAGCCTGAAAGAGAAAATTTTTCAGAGCGCTATCGCGCTGTTTGCCGAATTTGGACTGAACGGTGCCCGCATGGAGCAGATCGCCGAGAAAGCGGGTACCACCAAACGCATGGTGGTTTACCATTTTAAAAACAAAGAAAATCTCTACCTGCTTGTCCTGGAATACGTTTACACCCAAATTCGCGCCAGTGAAAAAGCGCTCAGCCTGGCGGATATGCCCCCTGTCGAAGCGCTGGTCCACCTGGTTGAAGCCACTTTTGACTATCACGCCGACCACCCGGATTACATCCGCATAATCTGCATGGAAAACATGCAGCGCGGCCGCTTTATGCAGCAGTCAAACTATCTTCGCCAGGTCAACCGCAGCGCGCTCGACCTGCTGGAAGGCATCCTGCGCCGGGGCAAAGAAAAGCTGCTATTCAGCCAGACGGTTGACGCCCGCGATCTTCACCGTCTGATCAGCAGCTTCAGCTTTCACTACGTTGCCAACAGCTACACCTTCACCCTGCTGTTTGAAGAGGGTGCAGACGAACAGGCCCAGCGCCAGCACTACCGTAAAATGGCCGTTCAGGTGGCGCTGCGTTATACCTGCCCCTAA
- the fhuF gene encoding siderophore-iron reductase FhuF, producing MATQTAHIVEPLLWRAPLTSGDASLADAIRDKIAQTRAHLLDFIRLDEAPPHHAMTLAQWQQPSTLQSLLATYSDHIYRNQPTLTRENKPLLSLWAQWYIGLMVPPLMLAVLTQKSMLALSPDHFHVEFHETGRAACFWIDLYEDRGAEQFSAQERLEQLVIQALIPVVEALEATGEINGKLIWSNTGYLIHWYLTEMKPLIGDEKVEALRQSCFFAKQLSDGRDNPLFRTVVLRDGLLVRRTCCQRYRLPDVKQCGDCTLK from the coding sequence ATGGCTACGCAAACCGCACACATCGTTGAACCACTCCTCTGGCGAGCGCCGCTCACCAGCGGGGATGCGTCGCTTGCGGATGCCATACGGGATAAGATTGCACAGACGCGCGCCCACCTTCTGGACTTTATCAGGCTTGATGAAGCGCCCCCGCATCACGCCATGACGCTCGCTCAGTGGCAGCAACCCTCTACGCTGCAGTCGCTGCTTGCAACCTATTCCGACCATATCTATCGCAATCAGCCGACCCTAACGCGGGAAAATAAACCGCTGCTTTCCCTGTGGGCACAATGGTATATCGGGCTGATGGTTCCCCCGCTCATGCTGGCGGTGTTAACCCAAAAGAGCATGCTGGCGCTCTCCCCGGATCATTTTCACGTCGAGTTCCACGAAACTGGCCGAGCAGCCTGTTTCTGGATTGACCTGTACGAAGATCGCGGCGCAGAGCAGTTCTCTGCTCAGGAACGTCTGGAACAGCTTGTCATCCAGGCCCTGATCCCAGTGGTGGAGGCACTTGAAGCAACGGGCGAGATCAACGGGAAGCTTATCTGGAGTAATACCGGATATTTAATCCATTGGTATTTAACGGAAATGAAACCGCTGATCGGCGATGAGAAAGTGGAGGCCCTGCGTCAGTCCTGCTTCTTTGCAAAACAACTTTCCGATGGCCGCGATAACCCATTATTCCGTACCGTTGTGCTCCGTGACGGGCTTCTGGTGCGTCGTACCTGCTGCCAGCGCTATCGCCTGCCGGACGTCAAGCAGTGCGGGGATTGCACGCTGAAATAA
- the dnaC gene encoding DNA replication protein DnaC, with product MKNVGDLMKRLQKMMPANVKPAFTTGEELLAWQKEQGEIRAAALARENRAMKMQRTFNRSGIRPLHQNCSFDNYKIETTGQMNALAAARQYVDEFDGNIASFIFSGKPGTGKNHLAAAICNELLLRGKSVLIITVADIMSAMKDTFSNRETSEEQLLNDLSNVDLLVIDEIGVQTESRYEKVIINQIVDRRSSSKRPTGMLTNHNIDEMTRLLGERVMDRMKLGNSLYVIFDWDSYRSRVTGKEY from the coding sequence ATGAAGAACGTCGGCGACCTGATGAAACGTCTGCAAAAAATGATGCCTGCCAACGTGAAGCCCGCTTTCACCACGGGTGAAGAGCTGCTGGCGTGGCAAAAGGAGCAAGGTGAAATTCGTGCCGCCGCGCTCGCCCGCGAAAACCGGGCGATGAAAATGCAGCGCACCTTTAACCGCTCCGGTATTCGTCCCCTGCATCAGAACTGCTCGTTTGATAACTATAAAATTGAGACCACCGGGCAGATGAACGCGCTTGCCGCCGCACGTCAGTACGTGGATGAATTCGACGGCAATATCGCGAGCTTCATTTTTAGCGGCAAACCCGGGACCGGAAAAAACCACCTCGCAGCCGCCATCTGCAACGAGCTGCTTCTGCGCGGTAAATCGGTCCTCATCATCACCGTGGCCGATATTATGTCCGCCATGAAAGACACCTTCAGCAACCGTGAAACCAGCGAAGAACAGCTGCTTAACGATCTGAGCAATGTGGATCTCCTGGTCATCGACGAGATAGGCGTTCAGACGGAATCCCGTTATGAAAAGGTCATCATTAACCAGATTGTCGATCGCCGCTCCTCCTCCAAACGCCCCACCGGCATGTTGACGAACCACAACATTGACGAGATGACCCGTTTACTGGGTGAACGCGTCATGGACCGCATGAAGCTGGGCAACAGTTTGTATGTCATCTTCGACTGGGACAGTTACCGCAGCCGCGTCACCGGCAAAGAGTATTAA
- a CDS encoding organic hydroperoxide resistance protein — MSLEKVVYTAKAKATGGRDGRATSSDGVLDVKLGVPKEMGGMGGEVTNPEQLFAAGYSACFLGAMKFVAARDKFTLPKDAFIEGEVGIGPLPTGFGIEAKLNIHVEGMDPAEAKKLVDAAHIVCPYSNATRGNIDVTLNIIA; from the coding sequence ATGTCTTTAGAAAAAGTTGTTTATACCGCCAAAGCAAAAGCAACCGGGGGCCGTGACGGCCGCGCGACCTCTTCCGATGGCGTACTGGATGTCAAACTGGGCGTACCAAAAGAGATGGGCGGCATGGGGGGAGAAGTCACGAACCCTGAGCAGCTGTTTGCCGCGGGTTACTCTGCCTGCTTCCTGGGCGCGATGAAGTTTGTGGCGGCTCGCGACAAATTTACCCTGCCAAAAGATGCGTTTATCGAAGGCGAAGTGGGTATCGGCCCGCTGCCAACCGGTTTTGGTATCGAAGCAAAACTGAATATCCACGTAGAAGGTATGGATCCTGCTGAAGCTAAAAAACTGGTCGATGCGGCGCACATTGTTTGCCCTTACTCTAACGCGACCCGCGGCAATATTGACGTCACGCTGAATATCATCGCGTAA
- the dnaT gene encoding primosomal protein DnaT codes for MSSRILTTSIAGIDAFMRDPRGVLTHAEGGTVAVFADNAPAFYAITPERLAQLLEIEARLSRPASDVTLDNQFFDEPVNAPLAVPMGKFALYAGWQPDADFQRQAALWGIALTQPATAEELAAFTAWWQAEGKVFTHIQWQQKLARHLQITRASNNGQPKRDINAFSEPDKQIPSGFRGAK; via the coding sequence ATGTCCTCCAGAATTCTGACCACCAGCATTGCTGGCATTGATGCCTTTATGCGCGACCCACGCGGTGTGTTGACCCACGCCGAAGGCGGCACGGTTGCGGTTTTTGCCGACAACGCGCCGGCGTTTTACGCAATCACGCCGGAACGTCTGGCACAGCTTCTGGAGATTGAAGCGCGGTTGTCACGCCCGGCGAGCGACGTCACGCTGGATAACCAGTTCTTTGATGAACCGGTTAATGCCCCACTGGCCGTTCCGATGGGTAAATTTGCCCTGTACGCGGGGTGGCAGCCTGACGCGGATTTTCAGCGGCAGGCTGCACTGTGGGGCATTGCGTTAACCCAACCCGCCACCGCGGAAGAGCTCGCCGCGTTTACCGCGTGGTGGCAGGCGGAAGGCAAAGTGTTCACCCACATCCAGTGGCAGCAAAAGCTCGCGCGTCATCTTCAAATAACCCGCGCCAGCAACAATGGCCAGCCAAAGCGCGATATCAACGCGTTTTCAGAACCGGATAAACAGATCCCAAGCGGATTCCGAGGTGCGAAATGA
- a CDS encoding DUF1435 domain-containing protein has product MLNRALGSAWGVLLPGVILGVLMFADLSINIWKAIIVSGLLVTSGMIWHKQLRHFVLLPSCVALISGILVILMSLK; this is encoded by the coding sequence ATGTTGAACAGGGCGCTGGGAAGTGCATGGGGAGTATTGTTACCGGGCGTTATCCTTGGCGTGTTGATGTTTGCCGATCTCTCCATCAATATCTGGAAGGCCATCATTGTGTCAGGATTGCTGGTTACGTCAGGCATGATCTGGCATAAGCAACTTCGTCACTTTGTTTTACTGCCATCGTGTGTCGCATTGATCAGTGGAATTCTGGTGATACTGATGAGTTTGAAATAA
- a CDS encoding response regulator transcription factor has translation MLSLPGKHGVVISRIPVMQNGLGDIMARHFPDFELTYCRSLQELTLLQLRRADVIIADVSGEYRNPRGTLEEYYRLLNQYREIHWIFLVSRPFYPIAVELLMRPESTLLSDMEPIEGVVNAIRAGSERAERISQTLLTPEPQESDDDDEHFIALTHSERKVLRLLGKGWGINQIATLLKKSNKTISAQKNSAMRRLSLRSNADMYAWINSTQGMRELSLMSAYGEFEEWKKPIQQDISPSSKIAR, from the coding sequence ATGTTGTCACTGCCTGGTAAGCATGGCGTCGTCATTAGCCGAATACCCGTAATGCAAAATGGGCTAGGGGACATAATGGCGCGTCATTTCCCCGATTTTGAATTGACCTACTGCCGCTCACTACAGGAGTTAACCCTGCTTCAGTTGCGCCGCGCAGACGTGATTATCGCCGATGTTTCAGGCGAATACAGGAACCCACGGGGTACGCTCGAAGAGTATTACCGCTTACTGAACCAGTACCGGGAAATCCACTGGATCTTTTTGGTCTCCCGGCCGTTTTACCCTATTGCCGTTGAGCTGCTTATGCGGCCGGAAAGCACGCTGCTTTCTGATATGGAACCTATTGAAGGTGTCGTTAACGCTATCCGGGCAGGGAGTGAACGCGCGGAGCGGATAAGCCAGACGTTATTAACCCCAGAACCTCAGGAAAGTGATGATGATGACGAACACTTTATTGCGCTCACGCACTCTGAACGTAAGGTGCTTCGCCTGTTAGGCAAAGGGTGGGGAATTAACCAAATCGCTACATTGCTTAAAAAGAGCAATAAAACGATCAGTGCGCAGAAAAACAGTGCGATGCGAAGGCTCTCATTGCGGAGTAATGCCGACATGTACGCCTGGATCAACAGTACACAGGGAATGAGAGAGCTGAGTTTAATGTCAGCCTATGGAGAGTTCGAGGAATGGAAAAAACCGATTCAACAAGACATATCGCCATCATCGAAAATTGCGCGATGA
- a CDS encoding threonine/serine exporter, protein MGVIDFLLALAQDMLLAAIPAVGFAMVFNVPQRALPWCALLGAIGHGSRMVMMTAGFNIEWSTFIASMLVGSIGIQWSRWYLAHPKVFTVAAVIPMFPGISAYTAMISAVKISHFGYTEPQMILLLSNFLKASSIVGALSIGLSIPGLWLYRKHPRV, encoded by the coding sequence ATGGGCGTGATAGATTTTCTGCTGGCGCTGGCACAGGACATGCTCCTGGCCGCCATTCCTGCCGTCGGCTTTGCGATGGTATTTAACGTTCCGCAACGCGCGCTGCCGTGGTGTGCCCTGCTGGGCGCAATCGGTCATGGCTCACGAATGGTGATGATGACGGCGGGCTTTAACATCGAATGGTCGACGTTTATCGCCTCTATGCTGGTCGGCAGCATCGGTATTCAGTGGTCGCGCTGGTATCTGGCGCATCCGAAAGTGTTCACCGTCGCCGCCGTTATTCCGATGTTCCCCGGCATATCTGCCTATACGGCGATGATTTCCGCGGTGAAAATCAGCCATTTTGGCTACACCGAGCCGCAGATGATTCTTCTCCTGAGCAACTTTCTTAAGGCGTCCTCCATCGTCGGCGCGCTCTCTATCGGGCTGTCGATACCCGGGCTATGGCTCTACCGCAAGCACCCGCGCGTTTGA
- a CDS encoding PTS sugar transporter subunit IIC encodes MSANHAAFNLIFRFVENYVSPIAGRISSQRHVMAIRDGFISAMPFMIVGSFLLVFAYPPFSPDTTWGFARAWLDMAKQFEGQILTPFDMTMGIMSIYICAAIAYNLGKHYVKTHQLDPFMCAMLSLMAFLLVAAPKTKGTLPVDSLGGTGIFTAILVAIYCVEMMRFLKAHNIGIRLPDQVPPMIKNSFDLLIPVLVVVLTLYPLSLLIQSQFDMLIPQAIMSIFKPLVSAADSLPAILLAVLIGHLLWFAGIHGAAIVSGMLQMFWLTNLGANQTALAAGHPLPHIFMEAFWTFFIVIGGSGATMGLVICYLRSRSAHLRSIGRLSVVPSFFNINEPVIFGTPIVMNPVFFIPFLLAPMVNAVLAWAAMTFDLIGRVISVVPWTAPAPIGAAWALGWDFRAAILVVVLACVSAIIYFPFFKVYEKQLLEQEAEEAQRNAEEDNQQVA; translated from the coding sequence ATGTCTGCCAACCATGCTGCGTTTAATCTGATATTCCGTTTCGTTGAAAATTACGTGAGCCCGATTGCCGGGCGTATCTCGTCCCAGCGTCATGTCATGGCTATCCGTGATGGGTTTATCTCCGCGATGCCGTTCATGATTGTAGGTTCATTTTTATTAGTGTTTGCTTACCCGCCGTTTTCGCCTGATACCACCTGGGGTTTTGCGCGCGCCTGGCTGGATATGGCAAAGCAGTTTGAAGGCCAGATCCTGACGCCGTTTGATATGACGATGGGCATCATGTCCATTTATATCTGCGCGGCCATCGCCTATAACCTTGGCAAACATTATGTCAAAACGCACCAGCTGGACCCGTTCATGTGCGCGATGCTGTCTCTGATGGCGTTTCTGCTGGTTGCAGCCCCTAAAACTAAAGGCACGCTTCCCGTCGACAGCCTGGGTGGAACGGGTATTTTTACCGCCATTCTGGTGGCGATTTACTGCGTTGAGATGATGCGTTTCCTGAAAGCGCATAACATCGGTATTCGCCTGCCAGACCAGGTGCCGCCGATGATCAAAAACTCCTTTGACCTGCTGATCCCGGTGCTGGTGGTGGTGTTAACGCTTTATCCGCTAAGCCTGTTGATTCAGTCTCAGTTTGACATGCTGATTCCGCAGGCAATTATGTCCATCTTCAAGCCCCTGGTTTCCGCGGCGGACTCACTGCCCGCAATCCTACTGGCGGTGTTGATTGGGCATCTGCTGTGGTTCGCCGGGATCCACGGGGCGGCTATCGTCTCCGGGATGCTGCAGATGTTCTGGCTGACTAACCTCGGGGCTAACCAGACCGCTCTGGCCGCCGGTCATCCCCTGCCACATATTTTTATGGAAGCCTTCTGGACGTTCTTTATCGTGATTGGGGGGTCGGGTGCGACGATGGGGCTGGTGATTTGCTATCTGCGCAGTCGCTCAGCGCATTTACGCTCTATCGGCCGATTGAGCGTGGTGCCCAGCTTCTTTAACATCAACGAACCAGTTATCTTCGGTACGCCGATCGTGATGAACCCGGTGTTCTTTATTCCGTTCCTGCTGGCCCCGATGGTTAACGCCGTGCTGGCCTGGGCGGCAATGACGTTTGATCTGATTGGCCGTGTTATTTCCGTAGTACCCTGGACGGCACCGGCGCCGATAGGCGCAGCATGGGCGCTGGGCTGGGATTTCCGTGCCGCTATTCTGGTGGTCGTTCTGGCCTGCGTATCGGCAATCATCTACTTCCCGTTCTTTAAAGTGTACGAGAAACAGCTGCTGGAGCAGGAAGCGGAAGAAGCGCAGCGTAATGCGGAAGAGGACAACCAGCAGGTGGCCTAG
- a CDS encoding GGDEF domain-containing protein codes for MTSQSWRSLVQRKYQLSLRLFLFLNATSAVFSVTNPLYSVRVFSAPLIAIFAISTGLFVWHWKKGARKINIPAVSAIFGILWAWQIDSKFSLITHDQAMYLIIALLTVLFIGTLAFASNIKAFTLHSLPAFIVCLWLSDQDIWLRMSYSFALPVVAIAIHNILQRRNDRFAQELLSRLLEERETLTDLSMMDPLTGLYNRRGLQSRLENLPAVENGEHFVLLMDIDHFKAYNDHYGHMMGDQALKRVSAAIRDAVRSRDIVARFGGEEFMVLLTNISLEHARHTAERIRQKVYDLKIPHLFNESVATNVTISIGIAIFENEDVEGALERADRALYEAKHLGRNNILLSEELQTA; via the coding sequence ATGACATCACAATCCTGGCGGTCTTTGGTTCAAAGAAAATATCAATTATCGTTACGTTTATTTTTATTTCTGAACGCAACTTCAGCCGTGTTCTCGGTAACAAACCCGCTCTATTCTGTACGCGTGTTTTCTGCCCCTCTGATTGCAATTTTCGCGATCAGTACTGGCCTGTTCGTCTGGCACTGGAAAAAGGGCGCGCGGAAGATAAATATTCCTGCCGTTTCAGCAATCTTTGGTATTTTGTGGGCCTGGCAAATTGATTCGAAATTTTCGCTAATTACCCATGACCAGGCTATGTATTTGATAATAGCCTTACTCACGGTGCTATTTATCGGAACGCTGGCCTTCGCCAGTAATATCAAAGCATTTACGCTGCACTCGCTCCCCGCCTTTATTGTCTGCCTGTGGTTAAGCGACCAAGATATATGGCTAAGAATGTCCTATTCTTTCGCACTTCCTGTGGTGGCTATTGCTATTCATAACATTTTGCAAAGGCGCAACGATCGCTTCGCCCAGGAGCTGCTCTCTCGCCTGCTGGAAGAACGGGAAACGCTGACCGATCTCAGCATGATGGATCCTCTAACCGGGCTCTATAATCGTCGCGGCCTGCAGAGCCGTCTGGAGAACCTGCCGGCGGTAGAAAACGGCGAACACTTTGTCCTTCTGATGGATATCGACCACTTCAAAGCCTATAACGACCATTATGGCCATATGATGGGCGACCAGGCACTGAAACGCGTCTCTGCGGCCATTCGTGATGCCGTCCGTTCACGCGATATTGTGGCGCGTTTCGGTGGGGAAGAGTTCATGGTGTTGCTGACGAATATTTCCCTTGAACACGCCCGCCATACGGCAGAGCGGATCCGTCAGAAAGTCTATGATCTGAAAATCCCCCATCTTTTCAACGAAAGTGTCGCCACCAACGTCACCATCAGCATCGGTATTGCCATTTTCGAAAATGAAGACGTGGAAGGCGCGCTGGAGAGAGCAGACAGAGCGCTCTATGAAGCAAAGCATTTAGGTCGCAATAACATTCTGCTGAGTGAAGAGCTACAAACCGCTTAA
- a CDS encoding YbaK/EbsC family protein produces the protein MSLQSVQQFFADNAPEIEVIELSQSTATVALAAAAHRVEPGQIAKTLSLKVKNEVILVVAKGDARLDNKKLKDTFGAKARMLSSDEVVTVTGHPVGGVCPFGLENPLAVYCDISLKQYAEVLPAAGAIHSAVRISPDRMAELTSAKWVDVCI, from the coding sequence ATGAGTTTGCAGTCCGTACAGCAGTTTTTTGCCGACAACGCGCCGGAGATAGAGGTAATAGAACTTAGCCAGAGTACGGCTACCGTTGCGCTGGCTGCTGCCGCCCACCGTGTAGAGCCGGGACAAATTGCCAAAACCTTATCGTTGAAGGTTAAAAATGAGGTGATTCTGGTCGTGGCGAAGGGTGATGCGCGTCTGGATAACAAAAAACTGAAAGACACGTTTGGCGCGAAAGCACGCATGCTCAGCAGCGATGAAGTGGTTACCGTTACAGGTCATCCCGTTGGTGGCGTCTGCCCGTTCGGGCTGGAAAACCCGCTCGCAGTTTACTGCGATATCTCTTTAAAACAATACGCTGAAGTGCTCCCCGCCGCTGGCGCAATTCATAGTGCCGTGCGTATTTCTCCAGACAGAATGGCAGAGCTGACATCCGCAAAGTGGGTTGATGTGTGCATCTGA
- a CDS encoding threonine/serine exporter ThrE family protein, with product MQADRSTQRAITRLCIQCGLFLLQHGAESALVEELSTRLGLALGMDSVESAISSNAIVLTTIKDGQCLTSTRKNHDRGINMHVVTEVQHIVILAEHKLLDLKEIEKRFNQIKPLRYPRWLVVLMVGLSCACFCKLNKGGWDGAIVTFFASSIAMYVRQMLTHRQLHPQINFCITAFVATTVSGLLLRLPQFAATPTIAMAASVLLLVPGFPLINAVADMFKGHINTGLARWAIASLLTLATCIGVVMAMTLWGLRGWA from the coding sequence ATGCAGGCAGATCGGTCAACGCAGCGTGCTATCACGCGGCTTTGTATTCAGTGCGGTCTTTTTCTGCTCCAGCACGGCGCGGAAAGCGCGCTGGTCGAGGAGCTTTCAACCCGGCTGGGACTGGCGCTGGGAATGGACAGCGTTGAAAGCGCTATCTCATCCAACGCCATTGTGCTGACCACCATTAAAGACGGGCAGTGTCTGACGTCCACCCGTAAAAACCACGACCGCGGCATTAATATGCACGTTGTAACTGAGGTCCAGCACATCGTCATCCTGGCTGAGCATAAGCTTCTCGATCTCAAGGAGATTGAAAAACGGTTTAACCAAATCAAGCCATTACGTTATCCACGCTGGCTGGTCGTGCTCATGGTGGGGCTGTCGTGCGCCTGTTTTTGTAAGCTCAATAAAGGCGGCTGGGACGGCGCGATCGTCACCTTTTTCGCCAGCAGCATCGCCATGTACGTGCGCCAGATGCTGACGCACCGGCAGCTGCACCCACAAATTAATTTCTGCATCACCGCGTTTGTTGCCACCACGGTGTCTGGCCTGCTGCTGCGCCTGCCGCAGTTTGCCGCGACCCCAACGATTGCGATGGCCGCCAGCGTGCTTCTGCTGGTGCCGGGCTTCCCACTGATTAACGCCGTCGCCGACATGTTTAAAGGGCACATCAATACCGGCCTGGCACGCTGGGCTATCGCCAGCCTGCTGACGCTGGCGACCTGCATCGGCGTGGTGATGGCAATGACGCTGTGGGGGCTACGCGGATGGGCGTGA